In Sphingomonas sp. R1, a single genomic region encodes these proteins:
- a CDS encoding Crp/Fnr family transcriptional regulator: MSEFITLTDRERDALDGLELRQRHVRRGAILQRENEPCGELFILRKGLMMSYVLLDDGSRQILRFLFPGDMLGISSAIYQEAPETLCALSDTVVCPFDRTALSDIMQQHPRLSAMILVYSQIERVALTDRLAALGRTSAKARVAALLLDLRNRLRATDKSIDREYTLGLTQEEIGDATGLTAVHVNRMLRQLEEEGMIAREGGRVTLLDRNGLAGAANYVNRYEGLDLRWLPPAR; encoded by the coding sequence TTGAGCGAGTTCATCACGCTTACGGACCGCGAGCGCGACGCGCTCGACGGGCTCGAGTTGCGCCAGCGCCATGTTCGGCGCGGGGCGATTCTGCAGCGTGAGAACGAGCCTTGCGGGGAATTGTTCATTCTCCGCAAAGGATTGATGATGAGTTATGTGCTGCTGGACGACGGCAGCCGACAGATCCTTCGCTTCCTGTTCCCCGGCGACATGCTCGGCATCTCCTCGGCCATCTATCAGGAAGCGCCCGAGACGCTCTGCGCCCTTTCGGACACGGTCGTCTGCCCGTTCGATCGCACCGCGCTGTCGGACATCATGCAGCAGCATCCGCGGCTGTCCGCGATGATCCTCGTCTACAGCCAGATCGAGCGCGTAGCGCTTACCGATCGGCTGGCGGCGCTGGGCCGGACCAGTGCCAAGGCGCGCGTCGCTGCGCTGCTGCTCGACCTGCGCAATCGCCTTCGCGCGACCGACAAGTCGATCGATCGCGAATATACGCTGGGGCTGACCCAGGAAGAGATCGGCGACGCGACCGGGCTGACGGCGGTCCATGTCAACCGGATGCTGCGACAACTGGAGGAAGAAGGCATGATCGCCCGCGAGGGCGGCCGCGTGACGCTGCTCGATCGCAACGGCCTCGCCGGCGCGGCCAACTACGTCAATCGCTATGAGGGGCTGGACCTGCGCTGGCTGCCGCCGGCGCGCTAA